The Rhipicephalus microplus isolate Deutch F79 chromosome 4, USDA_Rmic, whole genome shotgun sequence sequence GTTCTGGCAATACGGTTGTCCCGCTTCCGCCAAAGCTTTATAGAGACacagggcagcacaggaaaatgaaaaagGCGGATTTCTAGGTTGAAATTGTTAAAGCGACCCTAAAATggtcttttgaagtttttttagCGTTTAGACTAGAGCATCACCAAACCATTCGCACCACAAATTTAGTGACATGCCATGCACCAAGGCCACTTCGGACAATTGTATCATACCCTCCTTCTCAACTCTGCCTGGGCTCCTTAATGCTGGCATCACTGGTAATCACAGAGCTTTGAGCGCCGCTAGAGAATTTGAGCTTTTAccattctagacttctgaaaTGGCATGCTGACAGGTTGCACGCAGTCTCGAACGCTATCACATAGTCGCCCGGCAGCACGCACACCGTCTAGCAACACAGATGAAGATCGCGAAACGGTTGATATCTGCTCCGACAGGTGCCGCCACCCTACCAGCCAATCTTACTGCCGCACATTCTACAGCCCGTGAGAGCCAGTCAGATCAGGTGCCATGGTGACGTGGCTTCTGACGTACTCGGGCCCAGAGCATGTTGCTCTGTGAACGGCCATTTGAAAACCCGTGTGGTCGAGTCGCAACAATCTGCACCGATCTGCGATTCGCAGCTTGAAAGCCtagtaataaattacacagtttacgcagagagctcaaatcagtCTCTAAATAACCCTTGAGACTTGGTCTACCGGCCCAATGTATTCATAGAAAATCGCCAAAATCGTTTAAGGGTCTCTTCAACACTAGGCATCGTATTGCATGTTGCTTCCATGTTCAAGAATAATGGTAATTGTGGGATATTGCATGTAATGCATGTGTTCATATAAAATGTGCAAGAAAATGTGAACGATCATTTAGTGACTTCTAGCAGGTGTCACACCGCTTTATTATTATTCTTCATATTTTCTCGCTCATATCACACCCCCTCTGTACAATAATTGTAGTGCTTccatgtcccaaaaccatgatataatgAGAGATGCTCTAGAggaaagctccgaaaatttcgacaacttgGAGGTTTCtaaacgtgcacctgaatctaagcgcATGGGCCACTAGCAGTTTGCTACCCCCAAATGGCCGCCATGACCGTGATTCAACTCGTGACCGTTGGGTTTGCAGACAAATACCATAACCACTATATCACCATGAAGGGTGCTACGTAGGAATGGCTTTACTGGCATGTCAGACTAATTCACAGCTTGAATAATTTTTCTCTTAAAGGTATCCCTTTAAGTGCTGCACAAGAGTTTGGCTATGCACTTAGAGTATGCATTAGGAAGAGGCACAAAGAGGCTGCTACAGTGAAACCAGTCAGGAAGAACTTTTTGTTCACCATTGTTTTTTACTCATGCAGCAGGAGCAGCCGGCGCACTGATGGCTGTACCTGCAGTACTTGCAGCCGCTGGATTCGGAGCTGCCGGTGTGGCTGCCGGATCATATGCTGCAGCTACCCAGGCAACCATGGGGGGCATCGTGGCCAAAGGCAGCCTATTTGCACTTTGCCAAAGCTGGGGAGCAGCTGGACTTCCCCTCGCTGCAAAGGGTGTTGCTGCTGCAGCCGGCGCATGGCTTGGTTTTAAGGTGGTTTAATGAACCACATAATGCACTGGCAGTCTAAGCCCAATAAAAGCataagaaatcacagcatatccatggagtgaatgatgatgagtggggcaaagcactcgtcagcccgttcgtgcttccgttcgtctttgcttccgtccgtctgcgcgaccatccgtgcatccttCCGAGAGTCCGTCCGTCCaaccatctgctagtctgtctgttcgtccgtccgtgcgttcatctagtgaacactctaagtgcCGTCATCtcccatcccctgtggcacatatccgctctagagcgggtatctGCCACTAGTGGCTAGGTActagtacatacatacatacatacatacatacatacatacatacatacaagagatGGACGGACCCacgcttaaggagcttcgcccctaaaaaattcagTGCTTAATTTTTCTGTTTTTAAGTGAAGCTGCAGCTTGGTGCCTCATCAGAAACAACGCATCCAACCACCAGCTTTCCTTCGGCAGAgtgaggcgagatcacgtgatccaaccctgcacgtcaccACGACTGCAGCACCCGCTCCTGCAGTGGTGGGCCTTGCGCCCAATACCAAGGCGCAAGCAGCAAACACGCTGTCCCTGTTTGGCCAATGACGAGGCATGTTGGATCAACATGGCGGACGCGGCCAATCAGAGGCCTTGAGATGACTTTCGGACATTTGATTTTCGCGCGCTTGTTTTTAGAGAGAAGCCAGCTGAGGCGCAGAATTTTAACACAGAGAAACGCCTTTTCAACGAGCCCAAAGCAACTGTGCTCGGTTGCGCAGCTACTACTTTTTGAAAATCGGTTTTTTTTCGGGATTTCCGCGATAATTCTCGCCACTTTGGCCAGTGCGACAAGTCTTTAGAAGCACTTAGGCGGTTTTTAGTGGAGATAGTTCGAAATCTGATTGAAGGAGGGCTGCATAAACTGAAAATGTGATTTTCATGAAATCGATTTTTTTGGCTATTTTTAGCGCTACGAAAGCCGCGTCCCATCTTAAAGGCACTTCTGGCACTTTCTGGAAAAGGGGACTTGTGGAAGCGGGAAACTGTTTCAGGCTGAATTTGATGCGATGGCACAAATTCTCGGACAGTAATGAACAACCTAGGACATGGTTCTTCCTACTTTTTTTTATCTCTGTCTGAGCATTTGCGCAATCAACTCAACTTTAACCATATACCAAATAGCCCGACAGAAAATGCTACTAAACTGTGCCAGAGATGAAAAACACGATGTGGAGTGCCAGGAATCGAAACTTGTGATTTAAACTTGTGAATTTTCGATTTTACTGTTTAACCTATTATCATGAATTTAATCACATCACGTGAGCAGTTTAACCACACTCGCGTGAAGTCCTCTGTGGGTGGTGAAATAAGACCATTACCGATATAAGGATGAATCTTAATAATTGAGATTTTAAATTTTGAAATCATGCTATGCTTAGTAACCAAGTCATAGCCTGACGAGCGAAACGTACAGGTTATGGCAAAATACCCCGAGTAAGCAGCTTCCAAAGTACTAGTTTAGTAAGCCATTTGAATGGAATTGCTCGATTCAGCATAACTACGACACCTACCGCACGGCACGTGTTGTTCTCATTTTTAGCAGCAATATGTAACAGCCCAAGTAGATATTTTCACAACATAACAGCAAGGAAGGGAATCAAACGATATGCTAACATGTGTGACATTATAAAAATTAAATCGTACTGTGACAGGATTTGTTCAGTGCAGCACTGTGTTGGAATTTGGTGCATGATAATGCGGCTTGCAAGAAAAGAACGAAGGCAAATTCTGCTTTTGTACAACTATTTATTCAATAAACTGAATGAAACAATCAAATGAGGAGACTGGTTCTTCC is a genomic window containing:
- the LOC119172003 gene encoding uncharacterized protein LOC119172003, translating into MAGPTLLAVGAAVAGAAGALMAVPAVLAAAGFGAAGVAAGSYAAATQATMGGIVAKGSLFALCQSWGAAGLPLAAKGVAAAAGAWLGFKVV